From Scylla paramamosain isolate STU-SP2022 unplaced genomic scaffold, ASM3559412v1 Contig13, whole genome shotgun sequence:
TACCTCTTGTCCCATAAAACtagatattgaaggaatgtagagaacaactggcttataaaattcacagtctagtggtgacaccactatcacagggaagagtaccaaaagattggaagagagcaaatattacaccaatattcaaagaaggaaacaaagaagacccaataaattatagaccagtgtccttgactagtgttgtaggaaaactgtgaaagaaaaataaaggagagatagatggaacacttggaaagagataaagttttggtaaattgtcaatttggatttaggaggggaagatcatgctccatgaacttactgtccttttattcaagagtAGTCgacattgtgcaggagagagacagatgggtggatggtgtctactcagacttgaagaaagcgtttgacaaaagtaccacaccaaagattgctatggaagataaaaaaatatggaaaaattggaggaagactgctggagtggatggaggactatctggatgatagagagatgagaactgtaatacaagaccagaattcatcttggctgaaagtaactagtggtgtcccacaggggtcagtgttgggactgataatgtttgtaatgtatgtgaatgacataaatgaagaaatagacagttatatggacttatttgcagatgatgctaagctgatgagaaggatagaaaatgtaaatgactaataataataataataataataataataataataataataataataataataataataataataataataataaacggtttattatttaggcagttaacaaactgaaaatgtacatagggggtggggaaatacttaacattaatcctaaaggtaagtctaatctagaagggactactgattgatggctcgcacaatggtgggaatcgcactgttCCTGTACCAGTACCGGtactggtactgcaagatgatttaaataagataaacagatggagtaaatcttggcaaatggaattcaatttaagtaaatgtaaagtaatggagtttggtaagagtaagaaaagaatacaatatcattatgagatggatggtgtgaagttacataaatcaaaagaggaagtggatttgggagtaacagttactgaaaatttgactccatacagacacattgataaaattactggaaagatgatgaatttgttaaaaagaatgagaatggcattctcacatttggataaagaaatgataaaaaagttgttgatttccatgataagaccaagccTGGaagtgtggtctcctcatacaaggaggaatattataaaattagaaagagtacaaagagcagtcactaagatggttccagagttgagcaagtcaacctaggaagagaaattaagaatgttggaaattcctacccttgaaaataagagagagagagagagagagagagagagagagagagagagagagagagagagagagagagagagagagagagagagagagagagagagagatttaataaacatctatagaatggtaaatggtatggaaaatgtgttttataactttagacacacagagtacaaggggacacaataagaagttgaagaaagttaactgtagaagagacattaagaagtatagttttcctcacagaagtgtgaacaaatggaatgaactcagcgaagacattgtcaatgccgtaactgtccacgcttttaagaccaaactagataggTATAGAGACgagatactatgagattactcccctccttaCCACTCAGTcatgaacaaaataatactcagcaaaataatcaaacaaataaaagaaaggtttataatattttaagttttcttGATCCACATCACACTAACACTTCTGGAAAATCTTTACCCCCTTAATAAGGATCCAGTTATCTACAAGTGCCACCTCAGGGCTCCTCCCTAGATGGCCTGTAGACTGTACACAGGGACTTTTACAATACCTGAAATGCATTCCTTCCCAACAGTGGTGAGAGGCAGGGGAGTGATATGCTGTGACCCTTCACAAAGGAGCACCTCAGGCTGCTGCCTCACACCAGCATGGTCTGTGGCTGGGGAAGTGTCCTCTCCAGGCTTCTCCCCATATGCTGAGGATTCTGGAAAGACAAAGACAACTAACTTATATAGAGAAGACTACATTAAGGTGCCAATATCAATAGAATatgattatgaagaaaaaaataatcaaaatttgATAAGTGTCATGAGACCATCTTCATGAAAGAACTGAAGTTACAGGCAAGGGGAAATACAGgatcaggcagggagttcttaAGTTTAACAGTTAAAGGAATgtaagactgagaatactgggaggtggacagaatagtagcAAGCCTTGTGCCACGAGACCACaacaggaggagaggcagacagTTAAGATGATCAGAAGACCAGCTGCCATGCAAGAAActacagaagatagcaagagatgcaacactgcagaagagagagagagagagagagagagagagagagagagagagagagagagagagagagagagagagagagagagagagagagagagagagagagagagagagagagagagagagagagagagagagagagagagagagagagagagagagagagagagagagagagagagagagagagagagagagagagaggggggggggggggagggggggcaggcagtttgaagacagtcagtcagaggagttgatgagatgaaatgcttttgattccaccctaacCAGCTGAGCAACACGAGTGGAGTACCCCCATACATGTAAGGCATACaccatacatttatttatttttttttttgttgccaagggcaacaaaaaatccaataaaaaaaaatgcccactgaaatgccagtcccataaaagggtcaaagcagtagtcaaaaattgaaactccctcttgaaggaattcaagtcataggaaggtggaaatacagaagcaggcaaggagttccagagtttaccagagaaaggaatgaatgattgagaatactggttaactcttgcattagagaggtggacagaatagaagtgagagaaagaggaaagtcttgtgcagtgaggctgacatggatggataaggcccctgtacagagttagcagctgtgggggtgaggaaaactggtgaAGACAACTCAAAGTGCttaactgttttagctagagatgagatgtgaaatttccagtttaggttactagtaaaggacagacccgaggatgttcagtgtaatagaggggacagttgaaggtcaatgaagaggaagggatagttgtctggaaggttgtgtttatttgttagaTGTAAAACTTGGATTCTTGAGGCACTAAACAACACTTAATTTTGCTCTCTCCCAATCACAGGttttagaaaggtcagaaatcaggcattctgtggcttctctgagTGAATTGTTACATTCCTGAATGcttggacatctacaaaaagatgtggaaagatGCGGagtgatatcatcagcataggagtgaacGTGACAACGATTTTTGGTTagaaaattattgatgaataccagaaagagtgggtgacaggacagatccctGATAGGAGGAGAATGGTGACCAgttagaagattattgatgaataccagagagagtgggtgacaggacagatcccCGAGGAACAtgacttaggagaagaatggTGACTGTCTGTCACTGGAGCAATAGAACagttagaaaagaaacttgaggttaagttacagagaaggataggagagtGCAAAGAAGAGTTGGATGATGGTGTTTACAGGGCACAGTACAGACCTAGGTAATTGCAGTACACATTACATACCTGGGGACTTTTACAATACCTGAAATGCATTCCTTACTGACAGTGGTGAGAGGCAGGGGAGTGATATGGTGTGACCCTTCACAAAGGAGCACATCAAGGGGAGTGATATGGTGTGACCCTTCACAAAGGAGCACCTCAGGCTGCTGCCTCACACCAGCATGGTCTGTGGCTGGGGGAATGTCCTCTCCAGGCTCCTCCCCAGATGCCATGGATTCTGGAAAGACAGAGACTGCAGAAGCACTCCCTGCAGCTGATGGCAGCAGCATTTGGCCACAAAGTTGTGCATGCTCCTGTGCAGTACCTACTGAGGGAATTATAAAGTTTAATGTGAATTAATGCAGTTTTATTTTGAAGTTTTCCATTTGTGGTGATTTGTACAAAGTTATCTAAGATGCTGGGTGTGTCATAAGGCCCAAGCCAGTCCTCCTCAAGCCAggaacctttccttccttgctttttattattctttacaaCAACTTTCATTCCAATCTTAAAGTCAAATGACTTATGTCCTTTAGCTTTCCTcatttcatattatttcttttgttcagCTTGTGCTTTAGCAACATGACTgccaactttttcttttatggctGTCAAGCTACTCTTTCTTGATTCCACTGACTCATCTGAGGGGCTCAAATTTGGGAATTCTAaaatatcaactttttcatGAAGATCATTTTGGTGCTGTTCAACAAACAGTGTTGGCTGTCTACCAAACttcaagaaagagggagaacacTTTATTGAAGCTTGCATTGATGTTCATATACCAAACAGAGCAGCCTCCGAGTGTCTGTCCCAGTCATTCTGATTCTCATTTACCAATTTAGTTAAAGAGCCCTTCAGTGTCTGGTTGGTCTTCTCATCCTGGCCATTAGTTTGGGGGTGGCAAGCAAGTGTTACAAGGTGCTTCACTTGGACAATGGAAAAGAGTATCATTTAATGTATTACAGAATTCCTTTCCCTGATCAGTTAAGGTTTTCTCTGGGGGACCAGAACAGTGGAAAATACTCTGCAATACATCACATACCAGATCAGCACATTTTGAAGGCAGTGGAAATGCCTCTATAAATCTGGAGTGTAAGTCTGTTAAAGTAAGGATGTCCTTGTTGCCAGACTGAGTTTCTTTTAGGGCCCCATCAAATCTACATCAACCATCTGCCAAGGGCCTTCACTCTTAATAGGATTCAGGACTGGTGCTACAGTTTTCATCTTTTCAGATCTCTGACGTCAGTCACACTCACCTGTCCAATTCACTACATCTTTCTTAATGCCTATGCAATAAAATCTCTCTGTAGTTTTGGCAATAGTCTTAGTGATGCCCATGTGAGCTCCTCCTCTACTGGAGTCATGAACATCCTgaaatactttccttttctGCTCCCTGGTGAATATGACCACTTTCACCTGAACTggtcctccttcctttgctctGCAGGTGTACTGGATTCTGTCTGGGCCACCATCTGCAATTTTTTGTAATCCTAATACCATACAATCACAAAGTGTGccatgggaaggagggagactaATATAGAATTGTTTTTCTTTGATGTAAGAGCCaagggaaatagagaaaaaaaaaaaaaaaaaggcacactaAGGTGCCAGTTCCTGAAGAAAAGAGCCAAAATGATTTCCAAAATTGAAGAAGTGGCATAaggcctccctcttgaaaggactgaagtcataggaatgggaaaacagaagttggcagagagttccagagtttaccagtgaaagggaagattaagaaaataccGGTTAACTCATGCACTTGGCAGGTGGACTGAATACTAGAAAACCTTGTACAATGAGACCACAAGAggtggggaggcatgcagttagcaagaaactaaagataccaagagatgcaacactgcagcagagagagagagagagagagagagagagagagagagagagagagagagagagagagagagaggagagagagagagagagagagagagagagagagagagagagagagagagagagagagagagagagagagagagagagagagagagagagagagagagaaattgtttcAGCTCCCTTACACATTTTcactgttgttcctgttgtaAATCTTTCCAAGCTCtccttccatacacacacacacacacacacaccacacacacacacacacacacacacacacacacacacacacacacacactgtctctgaatcactgggagatgaggaacaaca
This genomic window contains:
- the LOC135097140 gene encoding uncharacterized protein LOC135097140 isoform X2 gives rise to the protein MLLPSAAGSASAVSVFPESMASGEEPGEDIPPATDHAGVRQQPEVLLCEGSHHITPLDVLLCEGSHHITPLPLTTVKSSAYGEKPGEDTSPATDHAGVRQQPEVLLCEGSQHITPLPLTTVGKECISADWLAIWLTSPLWDGWLAGWLGDSSRAAVPSLKWPHFAGVPNPSRPE
- the LOC135097140 gene encoding uncharacterized protein LOC135097140 isoform X1, producing the protein MLLPSAAGSASAVSVFPESMASGEEPGEDIPPATDHAGVRQQPEVLLCEGSHHITPLDVLLCEGSHHITPLPLTTVSKECISESSAYGEKPGEDTSPATDHAGVRQQPEVLLCEGSQHITPLPLTTVGKECISADWLAIWLTSPLWDGWLAGWLGDSSRAAVPSLKWPHFAGVPNPSRPE
- the LOC135097140 gene encoding uncharacterized protein LOC135097140 isoform X3; the encoded protein is MLLPSAAGSASAVSVFPESMASGEEPGEDIPPATDHAGVRQQPEVLLCEGSHHITPLDVLLCEGSHHITPLPLTTVSKECISESSAYGEKPGEDTSPATDHAGVRQQPEVLLCEGSQHITPLPLTTVGKECISGVPNPSRPE
- the LOC135097140 gene encoding uncharacterized protein LOC135097140 isoform X4; the protein is MLLPSAAGSASAVSVFPESMASGEEPGEDIPPATDHAGVRQQPEVLLCEGSHHITPLDVLLCEGSHHITPLPLTTVSKECISGIVKVPRILSIWGEAWRGHFPSHRPCWCEAAA